From a single Parambassis ranga chromosome 2, fParRan2.1, whole genome shotgun sequence genomic region:
- the LOC114448372 gene encoding transcription factor 15 yields the protein MPDGANPLSHRIGGSCSAPGAIFTLRIKCYAVARSPARTQQLQSEQSRARMKSTGSERSAQPDPFTSDLDDMDSGSDSSTGGGSPRREPGQDEEEEEEAVATRAGAQRRRRRRRRSSGGGGGGAGEARLPGVSKQRQAANARERDRTHSVNTAFTALRTLIPTEPADRKLSKIETLRLASSYISHLANVLLLGEDCRDGQPCLRYQGILHGPAALSAPSLRPICTFCLSNQRKLLRDGAKHSTAL from the exons ATGCCGGACGGCGCAAACCCCCTCAGTCACCGGATCGGCGGCAGCTGCTCGGCCCCCGGTGCTATTTTCACCCTCAGGATAAAGTGCTATGCAGTCGCCCGCTCGCCCGCACGGACCCAGCAGCTCCAgtctgagcagagcagagccagGATGAAGTCCACAGGCAGCGAGCGCAGCGCGCAACCGGACCCATTCACCTCCGACCTGGACGACATGGACAGCGGCAGCGACAGCTCCACCGGCGGCGGCAGCCCGCGCAGGGAGCCCgggcaggatgaggaggaggaggaagaggcggtGGCCACTCGAGCCGGTGCTCAGAGGCGAAGGAGGAGGCGGAGAAGGAGCAgcggcggaggaggaggaggcgctgGAGAGGCGCGTCTGCCCGGCGTCAGCAAGCAGAGACAGGCGGCCAACGCGCGGGAGCGGGACCGGACGCACAGCGTGAACACGGCCTTCACGGCGCTGCGCACACTCATTCCCACCGAGCCCGCAGACCGGAAGCTCTCCAAGATAGAGACGCTGCGCCTGGCCTCCAGCTACATCTCACACCTGGCCAACGTGCTGCTGCTGGGGGAGGACTGCCGGGACGGGCAGCCCTGCCTGCGCTACCAGGGCATCCTGCACGGCCCCGCCGCGCTCAGCGCGCCCTCCCTGCGGCCCATCTGCACTTTCTGCCTCAGCAACCAGAGGAAACTG CTCAGAGATGGAGCGAAGCACTCCACCGCCCTGTGA